A portion of the Rhodococcus pseudokoreensis genome contains these proteins:
- a CDS encoding class I adenylate-forming enzyme family protein: MTLDETTRLRLLTAPDGAFPLTEIAVDGVRLEMFDRDPRTMRDAFLATREHRNRTAVVYGEERWTYEDQWQEVVALAHALRDELGVRKGDRVGLAMRNYPEFIFTFWATQLLGAVLVPYNGWLRTRELADLIAGSGPVVLVADRERVALLAEEDLAAAGVRTVIGVRAEDATATERGRNAVIFYADLVRRAGHPAEPPAEEVRPEDPATILYTSGTTGKPKGALHRHRNHSASLLNKLIRAMRVVPATATEPLQVLPPAPSTKLMTFPMFHIAGMNTLYTAAYSGHTLVLMYKWNAELAVELVEREAANEIAGPPFVIQTFLDAVATTERDLNSLRIIGMGGSAASLQVVDAIRERFGDQITPRTGYGLTETTSGVLSIPAGDFARHPDSVGRPLPTVQVAILGEDGRSLATGEVGEIAICGPQVVSGYFDLPDAEDFRDGWFHTGDLGRIDEEGLVYITGRLKDVVIRGGENIYCAEVEAALNAHPDLLEAAAFGAPHAALGEELVAVARVRSGSNLEPEELRTFAAERLAAFKVPARIAIVDAELPRTPSGKIVKRDIATTLDVADLLNPVDA, from the coding sequence ATGACCCTGGACGAGACGACTCGACTCCGGCTCCTCACCGCACCCGACGGGGCGTTCCCCTTGACGGAGATCGCCGTCGACGGCGTGCGCCTGGAGATGTTCGACCGCGATCCGCGCACGATGCGCGACGCCTTCCTCGCCACCCGGGAGCACCGCAACCGGACCGCGGTCGTGTACGGCGAGGAGCGCTGGACCTACGAGGACCAGTGGCAGGAGGTCGTGGCGCTCGCCCACGCCCTGCGCGACGAGCTCGGCGTGCGCAAGGGCGACCGGGTCGGCCTGGCCATGCGCAACTACCCGGAGTTCATCTTCACCTTCTGGGCGACCCAGCTGCTCGGTGCCGTGCTGGTGCCGTACAACGGCTGGCTCCGCACCCGCGAACTCGCCGACCTGATCGCCGGGTCGGGACCGGTGGTGCTGGTGGCCGACCGCGAGCGCGTCGCCCTGCTGGCGGAGGAGGATCTGGCCGCCGCCGGTGTACGCACCGTCATCGGGGTCCGGGCCGAGGACGCCACCGCCACCGAGCGCGGACGCAACGCGGTGATTTTCTACGCCGACCTCGTGCGGCGCGCCGGGCACCCGGCCGAGCCGCCGGCCGAGGAGGTCCGCCCGGAGGACCCCGCCACGATCCTCTACACCTCGGGCACCACCGGGAAACCGAAGGGCGCGCTGCACCGCCACCGCAACCACTCGGCTTCCCTGCTCAACAAGCTGATCCGCGCCATGCGGGTCGTGCCTGCGACCGCCACCGAGCCGCTCCAGGTCCTGCCGCCGGCTCCGTCGACGAAGCTGATGACGTTCCCGATGTTCCACATCGCCGGGATGAACACGCTCTACACGGCGGCGTACTCGGGCCACACCCTGGTGCTGATGTACAAGTGGAACGCCGAGCTGGCGGTCGAACTGGTCGAGCGCGAGGCGGCCAACGAGATCGCAGGACCGCCGTTCGTCATCCAGACCTTCCTCGACGCCGTCGCAACCACCGAGCGCGACCTGAACAGCCTGCGCATCATCGGGATGGGTGGCTCGGCAGCGTCCCTCCAGGTGGTTGACGCCATACGGGAGCGCTTCGGCGACCAGATCACGCCCCGCACCGGGTACGGCCTGACCGAGACCACCTCGGGTGTCCTGTCCATTCCGGCCGGCGACTTCGCCCGTCATCCCGACAGCGTCGGGCGCCCGCTCCCCACCGTGCAGGTAGCCATCCTGGGCGAGGACGGTCGCTCTCTCGCGACCGGCGAGGTGGGTGAGATCGCGATCTGCGGACCTCAGGTCGTCAGCGGCTACTTCGACCTGCCGGACGCCGAGGACTTCCGCGACGGATGGTTCCACACCGGTGACCTCGGCCGGATCGACGAGGAGGGCCTGGTCTACATCACCGGTCGCCTCAAGGACGTGGTCATCCGCGGCGGCGAGAACATCTACTGCGCCGAGGTCGAGGCCGCGCTCAACGCACATCCCGACCTACTCGAGGCAGCCGCGTTCGGCGCGCCGCACGCCGCGCTCGGCGAGGAGCTGGTCGCGGTCGCACGTGTCCGGTCCGGCAGCAACCTCGAGCCGGAGGAGCTGCGCACCTTCGCCGCCGAGCGCCTGGCCGCCTTCAAGGTGCCTGCGCGGATCGCGATCGTCGACGCCGAGCTCCCCCGCACGCCGAGCGGCAAGATCGTCAAGCGCGACATCGCCACCACGCTCGACGTCGCCGACCTGCTCAACCCCGTCGATGCCTGA
- a CDS encoding HtaA domain-containing protein: MPETSGAELRWSIRASFLRYVAALPDARASVSDGARLTRDDPQLVVYPADPDATTDSTLAFRGDLRLSGHGGLLFVRLAGPRIELGIDGGTAVLSVEDPTSEDGTGPRLPLVTVTLTRTEDGWSGSDAALTADGVALFNHVYPAGAPFDPLEIVTTATAAHVVL, encoded by the coding sequence ATGCCTGAGACCTCGGGCGCGGAGCTGCGCTGGAGCATCCGGGCCAGCTTTCTCCGCTACGTGGCGGCGCTGCCGGACGCACGGGCGTCGGTGTCCGACGGCGCGCGGCTGACCCGCGACGACCCGCAGCTCGTCGTCTATCCGGCGGACCCGGACGCGACCACCGATTCGACCCTGGCCTTCCGCGGTGACCTGCGGCTGTCGGGTCACGGCGGGCTGCTCTTCGTCCGCCTGGCCGGGCCGCGGATCGAGCTGGGTATCGACGGCGGTACGGCGGTGCTCAGCGTCGAGGACCCGACCTCCGAGGACGGGACCGGGCCGCGCCTGCCGCTCGTCACCGTGACCCTGACCCGGACCGAGGACGGCTGGTCCGGCTCGGACGCCGCGCTCACCGCGGACGGCGTGGCGCTGTTCAACCACGTCTACCCCGCCGGTGCTCCGTTCGACCCGCTCGAGATCGTCACCACGGCCACCGCGGCCCACGTCGTTCTTTGA
- a CDS encoding SDR family NAD(P)-dependent oxidoreductase produces the protein MTEWVDRDADWSPDYASMLRLDGEVHVVLGGGFGIGLQACRALAANGATVVCVDREEERAAAVAAEVGGLAWTGDITDREAIASLFGFVEEQCGRLDGVVDIVGLAMYKSLVDLTDDDWTFHVDIVLKHAYLALTYAGRFWERTGTGGSISFVASVAGMTSAPKTSAYGAMKAALMSLVRTSAVELGPLGIRVNAAAPGVVRTPRQQTNPRWTHDLVVANVDKTPLRKVAYPSDIAAVLLFLSSPLAGHVTGQTIIVDGGNSIVFNVDTPEPELKV, from the coding sequence GTGACCGAGTGGGTGGACCGCGACGCGGACTGGAGCCCGGACTACGCGTCGATGCTGCGCCTGGACGGTGAGGTCCACGTGGTCCTCGGCGGCGGGTTCGGCATCGGCCTGCAGGCATGCCGGGCCCTGGCGGCCAACGGCGCGACGGTCGTCTGCGTGGATCGCGAGGAGGAACGCGCCGCCGCTGTCGCCGCGGAGGTCGGCGGCCTTGCCTGGACGGGAGACATCACCGACCGAGAGGCGATCGCCTCGCTCTTCGGCTTCGTCGAGGAACAGTGTGGCCGGCTGGACGGCGTGGTCGACATCGTCGGGCTGGCGATGTACAAGTCGCTGGTCGACCTGACCGACGACGACTGGACGTTCCACGTCGACATCGTGCTCAAGCACGCGTACCTCGCGCTCACGTACGCCGGCCGGTTCTGGGAGCGGACCGGCACCGGCGGCTCGATCTCCTTCGTCGCTTCCGTCGCCGGGATGACCAGCGCTCCGAAGACCAGCGCGTACGGCGCGATGAAGGCGGCACTGATGTCGCTGGTACGCACGTCCGCAGTCGAACTCGGTCCGCTGGGCATCCGGGTCAACGCCGCCGCCCCGGGCGTGGTGCGCACGCCGCGGCAACAGACCAACCCGCGCTGGACCCACGACCTCGTGGTCGCCAACGTGGACAAGACACCGCTGCGCAAGGTCGCCTATCCCTCGGACATCGCCGCCGTGCTGCTGTTTCTGAGCTCGCCGCTGGCCGGCCACGTCACCGGTCAGACGATCATCGTCGACGGCGGCAACAGCATCGTCTTCAACGTCGACACTCCCGAACCCGAGCTGAAGGTCTGA
- a CDS encoding carboxylesterase/lipase family protein produces the protein MSEAETAVVDEAAETRVVSIAQGAFRGARTGSGWAFKGVPYAAPPVGEARFDAPRPPVPHQGIADATDWGPTVSTPPQRSAVIDALLPDPHRDGENGLNLNLWSPDPEGSAPVLVFIHGGGFATGAGSTTAFDGSAFARDGVLAVTINYRLAVEGFALLPDAHANRGLRDQVAALEWIRDNIAAFGGDPLRVTIAGESAGAMAVCTLLAVPSARGLFHRAISQSGSGHHVHTRARAETVAAELGVELGVEANALALTKVPVAELHTATNAVITRLTSGQDPRFAEFRRLVFQPVVDGDFLPEHPVDAIAAGAAADVDLLIGVNAEEYGLFVAPTGLADAMTAQVLTATTARLCENPGAMLATYHEQLPEATPAELFVAVQSDWFCIAPTDRLLEARQAAGKASYAYQFAWRPTTFDGRLGACHTLEVPFVFDTLDDPWGIELRGAGAPRELATRMHGAWVAFVATGEPGWPAYGEDRTFCRLDVTDSLVQDPLAFARRAWQGIAF, from the coding sequence ATGTCAGAGGCGGAGACGGCAGTGGTGGACGAAGCGGCCGAGACGAGGGTGGTGAGCATCGCGCAGGGCGCCTTCCGCGGCGCGCGCACCGGCAGTGGCTGGGCCTTCAAGGGTGTCCCGTACGCCGCACCGCCGGTCGGCGAGGCCCGCTTCGACGCCCCGCGCCCTCCGGTGCCGCACCAGGGAATCGCGGACGCCACCGACTGGGGGCCGACTGTCTCCACCCCGCCACAGCGCTCCGCGGTGATCGACGCCCTGCTACCGGACCCGCACCGGGACGGCGAGAACGGCCTGAACCTCAACCTCTGGTCGCCGGATCCGGAGGGCAGCGCACCGGTGCTGGTCTTCATCCACGGCGGCGGATTCGCTACCGGCGCCGGTTCCACCACGGCCTTCGACGGCTCGGCGTTCGCACGCGACGGCGTACTCGCCGTGACGATCAACTACCGGCTGGCAGTGGAGGGCTTCGCGCTGCTTCCCGATGCCCATGCCAACCGCGGACTGCGTGACCAGGTCGCGGCGCTGGAGTGGATCCGCGACAACATCGCAGCGTTCGGTGGGGATCCTTTGCGGGTGACCATCGCGGGCGAGTCCGCAGGCGCGATGGCGGTGTGCACCCTGCTCGCTGTCCCGAGCGCGCGCGGGCTCTTCCATCGGGCCATCTCGCAGAGCGGGTCCGGGCATCACGTGCACACCCGGGCACGGGCCGAGACCGTCGCCGCCGAGCTGGGCGTCGAGCTCGGTGTCGAGGCGAATGCCCTTGCCCTGACGAAGGTCCCGGTCGCGGAGCTGCACACCGCCACCAACGCGGTGATCACCCGGCTGACCTCCGGCCAGGACCCGCGCTTCGCCGAGTTCCGGCGGTTGGTGTTCCAGCCGGTGGTCGACGGCGACTTCCTGCCCGAGCACCCGGTGGACGCGATCGCGGCCGGCGCCGCCGCGGACGTCGACCTGCTGATCGGGGTGAACGCCGAGGAGTACGGGCTCTTCGTGGCACCCACCGGCCTGGCCGACGCGATGACCGCCCAGGTGCTCACCGCCACCACGGCGAGGCTGTGCGAGAACCCGGGTGCAATGCTCGCGACGTACCACGAGCAGCTGCCCGAGGCGACGCCGGCCGAGCTGTTCGTGGCGGTGCAGTCGGACTGGTTCTGCATCGCCCCCACCGACCGGCTCCTCGAGGCTCGGCAGGCGGCGGGGAAGGCGTCGTACGCCTACCAATTCGCTTGGCGGCCGACGACGTTCGACGGCCGGCTGGGCGCCTGCCACACACTCGAGGTCCCCTTCGTCTTCGACACCCTGGACGATCCCTGGGGGATCGAGCTGCGCGGTGCCGGCGCGCCGCGGGAGCTGGCCACCCGGATGCACGGCGCCTGGGTCGCGTTCGTCGCGACCGGCGAGCCCGGGTGGCCGGCATATGGCGAGGACAGGACGTTCTGCCGCCTCGACGTCACCGACTCGCTGGTGCAGGACCCGTTGGCGTTCGCCAGACGGGCCTGGCAGGGTATCGCGTTCTGA